The following DNA comes from Mycoplasma phocoenae.
TGTTTGTTTTATTTAGATGCTTGTTTCTATTTATGACGGATTGGCCAGCTAAATGGGAATCAATACCATTACATTTTTGCAGATTATGTATTATTGCAATTTCAGTATTAATGTTACTTAATAAGTTACATCTAATAAAATATGTATTTTTCTTTTGTTTATTAGGCGGCACATTAGCTGTTTTGTTCTGTGATTTAAACAACAATCCAATATTTCAAAATCAAAACCAAGGCTACCCTATACACTACGGTTGAGACTCATATATTTTTTGAGATTACGTTTTAGCGCATTTCTATGTTTTTGCAGGATCAATAATTCCTTTTATATTGACTCAAGAAAAAATATCAAAAAAAGATTTTTTGAAAATACAAGCGATATTTACGTCTATGATAATATTTTTCTTTATTTTAAATTATTTAACAACGTTTTTACCAAATAAAAAATGATGGGCAAACTGATTTTATTTAGGAATTTCAGAAGTTAACACGTTGCAAGACATATTCCCGCCGTTAACAAAATGGCCAATAACATTCATTACTGGTTCAGTAATATCACTTATAGGTTTTATTCCATTCATATTAATGTATTGATTAGTTTCAATGTTTGGCGTAGAAAAAAATGATAATAACAAATATGTGTTTAAAATTTACCGCGAAAATTCATTTACTTATTTTAAACAATCAAAATTTTTAAATTAGTCTAACTCTTTGAGTTAGCTTCTTTTTTTATTTAAGTTGTTGTGGTAAAATGTAATAAATTAGGAGAGTTATGTCGGAAAAATCATATAAAGCATTATATCGTCAATATC
Coding sequences within:
- a CDS encoding YwaF family protein codes for the protein MKTLLSNNINDLTHRENYGFFAWFGGYSSFDESRWLFITLFVVFFLLLFSFILFRKPIVKKYQLCEKILYMNKATFWKVSGFIALMFVLFRCLFLFMTDWPAKWESIPLHFCRLCIIAISVLMLLNKLHLIKYVFFFCLLGGTLAVLFCDLNNNPIFQNQNQGYPIHYGWDSYIFWDYVLAHFYVFAGSIIPFILTQEKISKKDFLKIQAIFTSMIIFFFILNYLTTFLPNKKWWANWFYLGISEVNTLQDIFPPLTKWPITFITGSVISLIGFIPFILMYWLVSMFGVEKNDNNKYVFKIYRENSFTYFKQSKFLN